A stretch of DNA from Oryzomicrobium terrae:
GTCGAACAGCTCGGCCATGGCGTCGTGGGGCTCGATCTGGATGGTGTAGGGGTTGAATTCCAGCCCCAGGCTCTCGACGAAGCGCTTGGCAAAACCTTCCCAATCGTAGCCGGGATAGGCAGCCAGGTGGGCGTTGTAATTGCCCACGGCGCCGTTGATCTTGCCGAGCAGGCCGACCTGCTCGATCCGGCTGCGGGCACGGGTCAGGCGGTACACCGTGTTGGCCAGTTCCTTGCCCATGGTGGACGGCGTAGCCGGCTGACCGTGGGTGCGGCTCATCATCGGCACGTCGGCCAGTTGGTGGGCCAGTTCGCGCAAGCGGGCGATGACCTTGTCCAGGGACGGCAGCAGGGCCTCTTCCCGGGCCAGCTTGAGCATCAGGGCGTGGGACAGGTTGTTGATGTCTTCCGAGGTGCAGGCGAAGTGGATGAACTCGCTGACCTTGGTGACTTCGGCGTTGGCCTTGGTCTTGTCCTTGATCCAGTACTCCAGGGCCTTCACGTCGTGGTTGGTGGTGGCTTCGATGTCCTTCACCGCCTGGGCGTCGGCTTCGGAGAAGTTGTTCACCAGGGCGTCCAGCTCGGCCACGGTGGCGGCGGAGAAGGCCGGGATCTCGGCGAAGTGGGGTTCGGCCGCCAGGGCCTTGAGCCACTCGATCTCGACCCTGAGACGGTGACGGATCAGGCCGTATTCGGAGAAGGCGGAGCGCAGAGCGTCAACCTTGGCGGCATAGCGACCATCGAGGGGCGAGAGGGCCGTGAGGAAACTGGCGGGCATAACGGACATCCAAGAAGTCAGGAGGATCGTGACGACAATCGACGGCATTCAGCCACAAGTCAGGTAAGC
This window harbors:
- the purB gene encoding adenylosuccinate lyase; this encodes MSVMPASFLTALSPLDGRYAAKVDALRSAFSEYGLIRHRLRVEIEWLKALAAEPHFAEIPAFSAATVAELDALVNNFSEADAQAVKDIEATTNHDVKALEYWIKDKTKANAEVTKVSEFIHFACTSEDINNLSHALMLKLAREEALLPSLDKVIARLRELAHQLADVPMMSRTHGQPATPSTMGKELANTVYRLTRARSRIEQVGLLGKINGAVGNYNAHLAAYPGYDWEGFAKRFVESLGLEFNPYTIQIEPHDAMAELFDAFARANTILIDLDRDVWGYISLGFFKQKVKAGEVGSSTMPHKVNPIDFENSEGNLGLANAVLKHLSEKLPISRWQRDLTDSTVLRNMGVGLGYALLGYDSLLRGLNKLEANAQAMHDDLNANWELLAEPIQTVMRRYGIANPYEKLKELTRGTRVSREGMQAFVATLDIPETAKAELLKLTPWDYTGKAAELAKRI